One Bos taurus isolate L1 Dominette 01449 registration number 42190680 breed Hereford chromosome 3, ARS-UCD2.0, whole genome shotgun sequence DNA window includes the following coding sequences:
- the SVBP gene encoding small vasohibin-binding protein isoform X1 — MDPPARKEKPKVKEPVSRIEKAKQKSAQQELKQRQRAEIYALNRVMTELEQQQFDEFCKQMQPPGE; from the exons ATGGATCCACCTGCACGTAAAGAAAAGCCCAAAGTTAAAGAGCCTGTCAGCAGAATCGAGAAGGCCAAGCAGAAATCAGCCCAGCAGGAGCTGaagcagagacagagagcagaG ATCTATGCCCTCAACAGAGTCATGACAGAACTGGAGCAGCAGCAGTTTGATGAATTCTGTAAACAGATGCAGCCTCCCGGAGAGTGA